The following coding sequences are from one Reyranella humidisoli window:
- a CDS encoding acyl-CoA carboxylase subunit beta — protein MPILESQVDRNSDEFRKNRERMLAAIAEFRDAEASVQAATEKSRERFAKRKQLMPRERIALLLDRGAPFLELMPLAGYRMHDDKDGSSAGGGSVAGIGYVEGVRCVVSASNSAIKGGTVAPSGQRKGQRVQQIVMENKLPVVNLVESGGANLLYQAEIFVPGGRGFANQARMSARGIPQVTVVHGSSTAGGAYLPGLSDYVIMVRNQAKVFLAGPPLLKAATGEIATDEELGGAEMHATVSGVAEWMAENDADGIRMARDVIAKWHWNDKLPSRAARPFKEPLYDVEDLCGVVPPSHKEPYDVREVIARLVDGSDFLEFKALFDQQTICGWAAIEGEPVALIGNNGPITTKGAVKAAQFIQLCCQQGTPIVYLQNTTGYMVGTESERGGIVKHGSKMIQAVANATVPQITIVIGGSFGAGNYGMCGRAYDPRFIFAWPNSRTAVMGGEQAAGVMKTVTEQKFLREGKEPPHEQIDKMFKGIVDQFERESTALYGTAHLWDDGIIDPRDTRRVLAFTLSIARESMVRPLNPITFGVARM, from the coding sequence ATGCCCATCCTCGAAAGCCAGGTCGATCGCAACAGCGACGAATTCAGGAAGAACCGCGAACGCATGCTGGCCGCCATCGCGGAGTTCCGCGATGCCGAGGCGAGCGTGCAGGCGGCGACCGAGAAGTCGCGCGAACGCTTTGCCAAGCGCAAACAGTTGATGCCGCGCGAGCGCATCGCACTGCTGCTCGATCGCGGCGCGCCTTTCCTCGAATTGATGCCGCTCGCCGGCTATCGCATGCACGACGACAAGGACGGGTCGAGCGCCGGTGGCGGCTCGGTCGCGGGCATCGGGTACGTTGAGGGCGTGCGCTGTGTCGTCTCGGCCTCGAACAGCGCCATCAAGGGCGGCACGGTTGCCCCCTCCGGACAGCGCAAGGGCCAGCGCGTCCAGCAGATCGTGATGGAGAACAAACTGCCGGTCGTGAACCTGGTCGAGTCCGGCGGCGCCAACCTCCTCTACCAGGCCGAGATCTTCGTGCCCGGCGGCCGCGGCTTCGCCAACCAGGCTCGCATGTCGGCGCGCGGCATCCCGCAGGTCACCGTCGTGCACGGCTCCTCGACGGCGGGCGGCGCCTACCTGCCCGGCCTCTCCGACTACGTCATCATGGTGCGCAACCAGGCCAAGGTGTTCCTGGCCGGGCCGCCGCTGCTGAAGGCCGCGACCGGCGAGATCGCGACCGACGAAGAGCTGGGTGGCGCGGAGATGCACGCCACCGTCTCGGGCGTCGCCGAATGGATGGCCGAGAACGATGCCGACGGCATCCGGATGGCCCGCGACGTGATCGCCAAGTGGCACTGGAACGACAAGTTGCCGTCGCGCGCGGCGCGGCCGTTCAAGGAACCGCTCTACGACGTCGAGGATCTGTGCGGCGTCGTCCCGCCGTCGCACAAGGAGCCCTACGACGTGCGCGAGGTGATCGCGCGCCTGGTCGACGGCTCGGACTTCCTCGAATTCAAGGCGCTGTTCGACCAGCAGACGATCTGTGGCTGGGCCGCCATCGAGGGCGAACCGGTGGCGCTGATCGGCAATAACGGCCCGATCACCACCAAGGGCGCCGTGAAGGCCGCCCAGTTCATCCAACTCTGCTGCCAGCAGGGCACGCCCATCGTCTACCTGCAGAACACGACGGGCTACATGGTGGGCACCGAGAGCGAGCGCGGCGGCATCGTCAAGCACGGCTCCAAGATGATCCAGGCGGTGGCCAACGCGACCGTGCCGCAGATCACCATCGTGATCGGCGGCAGCTTCGGCGCCGGCAACTACGGCATGTGCGGCCGCGCCTACGATCCGCGCTTCATCTTCGCCTGGCCCAACAGCCGCACCGCGGTGATGGGCGGCGAGCAGGCGGCCGGCGTCATGAAGACCGTGACCGAGCAGAAGTTCCTGCGCGAGGGCAAGGAGCCGCCTCACGAGCAGATCGACAAGATGTTCAAGGGCATCGTCGATCAGTTCGAGCGCGAGTCGACGGCGCTCTACGGCACCGCCCATCTGTGGGACGACGGCATCATCGACCCGCGAGATACGCGGAGAGTCCTCGCCTTCACGCTCTCGATCGCCCGTGAATCGATGGTGCGGCCGCTCAATCCCATCACCTTCGGCGTGGCGAGGATGTAA
- a CDS encoding SDR family oxidoreductase, with product MTYRSVFKPGLFEGQTIVVTGGGSGIGRCTAHEVAALGAHAVITGRRQEKLDTVKAEIEAAGGTCETHIFDIREEAQVKEAVAAIVARNGRIHGLFNNAGGQFPSPAASLSAKGFDVVVRNNLTGGFIVSREVFTQSMQNHGGSIVNMTADYRNGFPNMVHTGAARAGMANLTMTLAYEWAVAGVRVNSVAPGWIASSGMDTYTGDFKEQIPKLRGYCPLGRLGTESEISAAVCFLLSDASAYMTGTELRIDGGVPLANRSVDLPATDKSKAFNGFHLAKTPKVLGG from the coding sequence ATGACGTATCGCTCGGTCTTCAAACCGGGATTGTTTGAAGGCCAGACCATCGTCGTGACCGGCGGCGGCAGCGGCATCGGGCGCTGCACGGCGCACGAGGTCGCGGCGCTTGGGGCGCACGCCGTCATCACCGGCCGCAGGCAGGAGAAGCTCGATACGGTGAAGGCCGAGATCGAAGCGGCCGGCGGCACCTGCGAGACGCACATCTTCGACATCCGCGAGGAAGCGCAGGTCAAGGAAGCGGTCGCCGCCATCGTGGCGAGGAACGGCCGCATCCACGGCCTGTTCAACAATGCCGGCGGCCAGTTCCCCTCGCCCGCCGCCTCGCTCAGCGCCAAGGGTTTCGACGTCGTGGTGCGCAACAACCTGACGGGCGGCTTCATCGTGAGCCGCGAGGTCTTCACGCAATCGATGCAGAACCACGGCGGCTCCATCGTCAACATGACGGCCGACTATCGCAACGGCTTCCCCAACATGGTGCATACGGGCGCCGCGCGGGCCGGCATGGCCAATCTCACCATGACCCTGGCCTACGAATGGGCCGTGGCGGGCGTGCGCGTGAACTCCGTTGCGCCGGGCTGGATCGCCTCATCGGGCATGGACACCTACACCGGCGACTTCAAGGAACAGATCCCCAAGCTCAGGGGCTATTGCCCACTGGGCCGGCTGGGCACCGAGAGCGAGATCTCCGCCGCCGTCTGCTTCCTGCTGAGCGATGCCTCGGCCTACATGACCGGGACCGAACTGCGCATCGACGGCGGCGTGCCGCTGGCCAACCGCTCGGTCGACCTGCCGGCGACCGACAAGTCGAAAGCCTTCAACGGCTTCCATCTCGCCAAGACACCCAAAGTGCTGGGCGGCTGA
- a CDS encoding SCP2 sterol-binding domain-containing protein, whose product MTLQEITAKMKEGSSTKSAFGNSVKFATDQGVVHIDGNQTPPDVTNDDKAADCTIKMDFSDFADLIGGKLDGMTAFMTGKLKIEGDMGVAMKLQSILR is encoded by the coding sequence ATGACCTTGCAGGAAATCACCGCGAAAATGAAGGAAGGCTCTTCGACCAAGTCGGCCTTCGGAAACAGCGTCAAGTTCGCCACCGATCAGGGTGTCGTTCACATCGACGGCAACCAGACCCCGCCCGACGTCACCAACGACGACAAGGCAGCGGACTGCACCATCAAGATGGATTTCAGCGACTTCGCCGACCTGATCGGCGGCAAGCTGGACGGCATGACCGCGTTCATGACCGGCAAGCTCAAGATCGAAGGCGACATGGGCGTCGCCATGAAGCTGCAGAGCATTTTGCGTTAA